A stretch of DNA from Streptomyces sp. NBC_01197:
CCCGGAGAGCGACTCAGCCTCGGCGACCAGCTTCTCCTTGGCCTTGCGGGCGTCCTCACGCTGGGCGTCGAGCGAGGCGAAGTGCGCCTTGCGCCGCTTGGAGAACGCCGACCTGGCGTGCGAGAAGCGGTGCCACAGCTCGTCGTCGGACTTCCGGTCGAGCCGGGGAAGGCCCTTCCAGGTGTCCACCAGCGCCCGCAGCCGCTCACCCGCGGAGCGCCACTGGTCGCTCTGTGCGAGCTCCTCGGCCTCCACGACCAGGGCTTCCTTGGCGTGCTTCGCCTCGTCGGTCTGCCTGGCCTTATGGACCTTGCGCTCCTCACGGCGTGCCTCGACCGTCGAGACCAGCCCGTCCAGCCGCACCCGCAGAGCGTCCAGGTCGCCGACGGCGTGGTGCTCTTCGACCTGCCCGCGCAGGTGGTCGATCGCGGTCTGGGCGTCCTTGGCCGACAGATCGGTGGTCTTCACCCGGCGTTCGAGGAGGCCGATCTCGACGACCAGGCCCTCGTACTTGCGCTCGAAGTAGGCCAGGGCCTCCTCGGGAGAGCCTGCCTGCCAAGAGCCGACGACCTTCTCGCCGTCGGCCGTACGCACGTATACGGTGCCGGTCTCGTCGACACGGCCCCACGGGTCGCTGCTCACAGCGCCTCCATCCACATGATGCCTGCGGAGACTTGTGGGCCCCCGGGCATCGTCCACAGTTTCTTCGGCCGGGCTGCTTGCGCCCCGCACACCGCCAACATAGGCGAACGGCGGGGCGGCTGTCCGCATCCGGTCCATCCGAATATCCCCATATCCCCTGTCCCCGTTCCCTGGTTCCCCCGTTTCCCCGTGGTTCGGGGAGGCCCCCGGCTCAGTCCTTGGTGACGGTGGCCTTCGAGATGGTGACGGCCTTCTTGGGCGCCCCGTCCTGGCTCCCGCCGGTCACTCCGGCCTTGGCCACCGCCTTCACCGTCTTCAGCCCCGCCGTGTCCATCGTCCCGAACGGGGTGTAGGTCGGGGGCAGTTTGCTGTCCTTGTACACGAGGAAGAACTGGCTGCCGCCGGTGTGCGGCTGGCCCGTGTTGGCCATCGCCACCGTGCCGGCCGGGTAGGTCACCGTACCGTCGCTGCCCGCCTTGCCGAGCGCGGTCAGGTTCTCGTCCGGGATGGTGTAGCCGGGCCCGCCCGAGCCGTCACCCTTGGGGTCGCCGCACTGGAGCACGTAGATACCGCTGGTGGTGAGGCGGTGGCACTTGGTCTTGTCGAAGAAGCCCTTGTCCGCGAGCGACTTGAAGGAGTTCACGGTGTGCGGGGTCTTCGCGGCATCCATGACCAGGGAGACCGCACCCTGGTTCGTCTTGAGGGCGAAGGTGTACTTCGCCTTCTTGTCGATCTTCATCGCGGGCTCGGGCGGCCCCGTGCTGCTCGCCGACGGCGACGGGTCCGCGGCCTTGGCGGGGGAGGCCTTGCCGTCGTCGCTCTTGAAGGCCCCGGCCCCCCACGCGATACCGCCCGCCACGACCACCACGGCGACCGCCGACGCGATCACCGCGTTGCGGCGCCGTGCGTTGCGCCGGGCGGTGATGCGGCGTTCCTGCTGCCGCTCGAACTTGTCCCTGGCGAGCTGCCGCCGCCGCTGATCGCTGTTGACCACCGGGTGTTCTCCCTCGTCCGTATGCATGCGTGATTCGCAGGTGTCCGCTACCTGTCCGGGCTAGGCCGTACCGTATATGGGTTCGCTGTGCGGTGAGCGGCGCCGGTAGGCTCTCAGCTGCTGCATTCTCCCGCTGGACCGACATTTAAGGACGATCGTGCTCATTGCCGGGTTCCCCGCCGGGGCCTGGGGGACCAACTGCTATCTGGTCGCCCCCGCCGCCGGTGAGGAGTGCGTGATCATCGACCCGGGCCACCAGGCGGCCCAGGGAGTCGAGGACGCGCTCAGGAAGCATCGGCTCAAGCCAGTGGCGGTCGTTCTCACCCATGGCCACATCGACCATGTGGCATCGGTCGTCCCGGTGTGCGGAGCGCATGACGTCCCGGCGTGGATCCACCCCGCCGACCGCTTCATGATGAGCGACCCGGAGAAGGGCATCGGCCGTTCCATCGGGATGCCGCTGATGGGCGAACTGACCGTCGGTGAACCGGACGACGTCAAGGAGCTGGCCGACGGGAGCGAACTGACCCTCGCCGGCCTGGAGTTCGCCGTCTCGCACGCGCCCGGCCATACCAAGGGGTCGGTGACGTTCAGGATGCCCGGGGCGGCGGACATTCCGCAGATTCTCTTCTCGGGCGACCTGCTCTTCGCCGGCTCCATCGGCCGCACCGACATGCCCGGTGGCGATCACGCCGAGATCCTTGAGTCGCTGGCCCGCGTGTGCCTGCCGCTCGACGACTCGACCGTGGTGCTGCCCGGTCACAACGAGCAGACGACCATCGGCCGCGAGCGCGCCACCAACCCGTATCTGCGGGGCCTGGCCGCTCCCCGACGAGGAATGTGACGACTTTTCCGTGAGTACTTTCCAGGCCCCCAAGGGCACGTACGACCTTCTGCCGCCCTCGTCCGCGAAGTTCCTCGCGGTACGGGCGGCGCTCGCCGCCCCGCTGCGGAACTCCGGCTACGAGTACATCGAGACGCCCGGCTTCGAGAACGTCGAGCTCTTCTCGCGCGGAGTCGGCGAATCCACCGACATCGTCTCCAAGGAGATGTACGTCTTCGAGACGCGCGGCGGCGACCGGCTCGCGCTGCGCCCCGAGGGCACCGCTTCCGTACTGCGTGCCGCGCTGGAGGCCAACCTCCACAAGGCCGGGAACCTGCCGGTCAAGCTCTGGTACTCCGGCTCGTACTACCGCTACGAGCGCCCGCAGAAGGGCCGCTACCGCCACTTCTCGCAGGTGGGCGCCGAGGCGATCGGCACCGAGGACCCCGCGCTCGACGCCGAGATGATCATCCTCGCCGACCAGGCCTACCGCTCGCTCGGCCTGCGCCAGTTCCGCATCCTGCTCAACTCGCTCGGGGACCGCGAGTGCCGCCCGCTCTACCGCGACGCGCTCCAGGGCTTCCTGCGCGGGCTCGACCTGGACGAGGACACCCGGCGGCGGGCCGAGATCAACCCGCTGCGGGTGCTCGACGACAAGCGGGCCGACGTACAGAAGCAGCTGACCGGTGCGCCGATGCTGCGGGACTATCTGTGCGAGGCGTGCAAGGCGTACCACGAGGAGGTCCGCGCCCTGCTGACCGCCGCGGGCGTCGCGTACGAGGACGATGTGAAGCTGGTACGCGGCCTCGACTACTACACCCGCACCACCTTCGAGTTCGTCCACGACGGACTCGGCTCGCAGTCCGCGGTGGGCGGCGGTGGCCGCTACGACGGGCTCTCCGAGATGATCGGCGGTCCCGCGCTGCCCTCGGTGGGCTGGGCGCTCGGCGTGGACCGGACGGTGCTGGCGCTGGAGGCGGAGGGCGTCGAGCTCGAACTGCCCGCCACGACCAGCGTGTTCGCGGTGCCGCTCGGCGAGGAGGCCCGGCGGGTGCTCTTCGGGGTGGTCACCGAGCTGCGCAGGGCGGGCGTCGCCACCGACTTCGCGTTCGGCGGGCGCGGTCTCAAGGGTGCGATGAAGAGCGCCAACCGCAGCGGGGCCCGCTTCACCGTGGTCGCGGGTGAGCGGGATCTCGCCGAGGGCGTCGTCCAGCTCAAG
This window harbors:
- the hisS gene encoding histidine--tRNA ligase; the encoded protein is MSTFQAPKGTYDLLPPSSAKFLAVRAALAAPLRNSGYEYIETPGFENVELFSRGVGESTDIVSKEMYVFETRGGDRLALRPEGTASVLRAALEANLHKAGNLPVKLWYSGSYYRYERPQKGRYRHFSQVGAEAIGTEDPALDAEMIILADQAYRSLGLRQFRILLNSLGDRECRPLYRDALQGFLRGLDLDEDTRRRAEINPLRVLDDKRADVQKQLTGAPMLRDYLCEACKAYHEEVRALLTAAGVAYEDDVKLVRGLDYYTRTTFEFVHDGLGSQSAVGGGGRYDGLSEMIGGPALPSVGWALGVDRTVLALEAEGVELELPATTSVFAVPLGEEARRVLFGVVTELRRAGVATDFAFGGRGLKGAMKSANRSGARFTVVAGERDLAEGVVQLKDMESGEQSAVRLDALVEEVRKRLG
- a CDS encoding peptidylprolyl isomerase, coding for MVNSDQRRRQLARDKFERQQERRITARRNARRRNAVIASAVAVVVVAGGIAWGAGAFKSDDGKASPAKAADPSPSASSTGPPEPAMKIDKKAKYTFALKTNQGAVSLVMDAAKTPHTVNSFKSLADKGFFDKTKCHRLTTSGIYVLQCGDPKGDGSGGPGYTIPDENLTALGKAGSDGTVTYPAGTVAMANTGQPHTGGSQFFLVYKDSKLPPTYTPFGTMDTAGLKTVKAVAKAGVTGGSQDGAPKKAVTISKATVTKD
- a CDS encoding MBL fold metallo-hydrolase; translation: MLIAGFPAGAWGTNCYLVAPAAGEECVIIDPGHQAAQGVEDALRKHRLKPVAVVLTHGHIDHVASVVPVCGAHDVPAWIHPADRFMMSDPEKGIGRSIGMPLMGELTVGEPDDVKELADGSELTLAGLEFAVSHAPGHTKGSVTFRMPGAADIPQILFSGDLLFAGSIGRTDMPGGDHAEILESLARVCLPLDDSTVVLPGHNEQTTIGRERATNPYLRGLAAPRRGM
- a CDS encoding DUF349 domain-containing protein, which encodes MSSDPWGRVDETGTVYVRTADGEKVVGSWQAGSPEEALAYFERKYEGLVVEIGLLERRVKTTDLSAKDAQTAIDHLRGQVEEHHAVGDLDALRVRLDGLVSTVEARREERKVHKARQTDEAKHAKEALVVEAEELAQSDQWRSAGERLRALVDTWKGLPRLDRKSDDELWHRFSHARSAFSKRRKAHFASLDAQREDARKAKEKLVAEAESLSGSTDWGATAARYRDLMTEWKAAGRAQRESEDDLWNRFRGAQDVFFAARSEVFAERDAEQSENLKLKEELAVEAEKLLPVRDLKSARSAFRALNERWEAIGHVPRDARPKVEGRMHTVERALQEAEETEWRRTNPEARARAAGLTGQLQDAVDKLRKQIDTARAAGNNARADKLARELEGRQALLDQAMKGLEEFGG